One genomic window of Oncorhynchus clarkii lewisi isolate Uvic-CL-2024 chromosome 5, UVic_Ocla_1.0, whole genome shotgun sequence includes the following:
- the c5h19orf25 gene encoding UPF0449 protein C19orf25 homolog, which produces MNISMGAKNKKRVVLPSRPDPPTVEQILEDINRAFSNDPVFNVLVDGNQDTKRGSSDNEAETKYLQSRRYLEMNERLQEVRGELVQQREELWVAKEQLEKSVAEVKGRAL; this is translated from the exons ATGAATATCAGCATGGGTGCCAAAAATAAGAAGCGAGTGGTACTTCCAAGTCGACCAGATCCGCCCACTGTGGAGCAAATTCTTGAGGACATCAACAGAGCCTTTTCGAATGATCCAGTCTTCAACGTCCTGGTAGATGGCAACCAAG ATACCAAAAGGGGGTCCTCAGACAATGAAGCAGAGACAAAGTACCTTCAGAGCCGCAGGTACTTGGAGATGAACGAGCGGCTTCAGGAGGTTAGAGGTGAACTTgtgcagcagagggaggaactgTGGGTGGCCAAAGAGCAGTTGGAGAAGAGTGTGGCCGAGGTCAAAGGGAGAGCCCTCTGA